The DNA segment TCTTACGATTTATAATCTGGTATTTGCCAAGATGGCattgcattcaaaattatttttatttatgctgttGCCGAGGTTTTCACGAGTTAATAGACGCAGACATGTTCGGCATCTATGATCGCAATTCGCCTTAGCTTTGTCTTTCTCATCAACTCAAATCAACTTAAGCATGCGCTCAAATTGACTTTTGCTTGTTTAGTTATGTCTCTTAAGTAGGAGTATAAAGAGAACAAAAAGCTTACGCAGTGCGTTAATTTTGTGCTTTGCCTAACAATGCTTATCTGCTTATCTGAGCATTCTCTTACGATTGATAAccggtttttttttagcttggGGCACCGTCGAAGCATATCAGCTACCTTCTTTAAATTGCATGGAATCTCTGAGACCTTAGTCGTAAACTTCtttcacacaaaaaacaacattcattatttatgaataGATATATTTtctcttaatttatttcaataaatagaTGAAATTTGTTAAGCTGCACATGAGTTATGAGTTGCATTTGTTGTCCTAAATATTTGACtagttttttaataatacttgtgtgtgtgtgtgtgtgtgtgggtgattAGTTGGAATCACTGAAGTCTTGATCAGTCAGCAGTATTTCGTAGTTTAAAGGTGGCTCCTCATACCCCTGTGAACGGTATCCAGCTTTGCGGCTAAAGAGCTGGCAATAACTGCGAAGCACCTCGAAGGCCTGAAGACGATTCGACAACTGAAACAGCATTTTGTTAGGCTGTATTTTCACTCTCTGCATGCTGTAAGCCAGATGCGGCAAATCCAGATCTTCTGTTATAATCTTGCGCAGATAATCCACTGGACCGGCCTTCAGATTGTACCAGATGAATAGCAGACGTGGATGCGTGTAGGGCCCGTGGTCCAAATACTCGTCGCATCTGCTCAACTGTTCGTCATCGCTGGTGATCTCCACTTGACGCTTTGCACGATGATTCGTCTCGTCCAGGAAAGGCCATTGCCACACTGGCAACTGGGGGCGAGTTGGCGTCGCTTCTGTGGGAAAGGTAAAGTCTCTTGAGTAATTGGGGGCTGGTTTTGGATCTGAGAAAAACGAAGGTAAGCCAGAAAATCCCAGGGAGGTGTGTCTTAGTGTTATCTACTTACGAACAATGCAACTGCATAATGCAAAAACCGCAAACAGCGAACTGGCAATCAATATTCTCTGGTGCATGACTAAAACCTGTTTCTGTTCAAGATGTTTAACAACGACTGTTGACCGCTGCCGCAAACTCACACCTTAAATAGACGATTTACTCGGTCTCTCTCGAATCGTTTACCACTTAGTGACGTATGTCGATAAcgtagtaaacaaaaaaaggtttatgaatgaatgtattgtataaataaatagtgaGCTTGAGACAACAGGTGGGTGTGACCACGATATCGGGTATGTTTAGGTATTCCTAGTAAAAAGTGATTCATAGCGGACGCATTTCGAAGATTAAGAAATTGGAATTGTTCATCGCTGAACAATGCTCCAGTTATGATAATgagtgtaaataaaaatgtatttctataGAAGCTGTCACTTTTTGAATACCTTATTATACCCGCTTTGTTATTTGGACCGGGTATTTGGTAAACATAATACTTCATTATAAATAATGGAATAACCAATTTCGTCTGTTGCTACTCAGAATTCGCACGAAACGTTAAGTGTGAATTTGAGTGCACACTGCTTGACTTTCAGGTGATTCACATGcctaaaaagcaaaacaaatatgttttgaaTTCGGTCAACACACCGCGCTTTGCATACAATTGAACAAAGTGTATCTTAATCGCTTGAAAGTGAACGTCACGTTTTTGACATTGTTTTTGATCGACTTGAACTTGTTTGAATAATActcatatattttgattatcaAAATTATGCAAGAGGGGAAtaacattaaaacaaaaaccccCAATTGGTAAAAATAAGctcaatattattttcagaatattcCCGTACAAAATTCTCtggaaattttcaaatttcttatcacttaaaattgattgattgacagtTAATACGGagatagaaaaataaattttaagagTAACCAGAATTCTCTAGAAACATTTTGCACAttgcaatgaaataaaattgttgcatttgaatttgcaaatCTCAAATTTGTTGAATCATTTTAACAAGAAATTACAGTAGGATATCCAATGCTGTTTGACCGTGTTTGACTATGCGGGAATACCTACTATTCATTGTACAAGAATTGTCAAGAATATATTACTTGGATTGGATTAgataatgaaatgtttttaaatgctTCTCAGTCCGGGAATTCTTTGAGAAATCTTAGCTTAAAGTCTTGCCTCGATTTCTATGGTTAGGCTTTGTGCAACGAATctctttgaaggcaaaaaggtgaattgtcgttgttgtttccAGTGGGCGACCTTTTGACATGAGGTTGCTCCCATTTttggagggagagagagacgagTGCAGAGGGAAGCGCGTAGGTCTTTTGATTTTGTAAGCTGAGCAGAGCGCACAATTGTTGTCCTGCTACTGCAGTAGTCGGGTGCCATTAGTGAGATTAAAACTATGACCAAAGCGAGAGCTCAACTGACAGTGGCAGAGGCAGGCAGAGCAGCTGCAACTATCGCTTTGTTTCAGCTCCCAACAATGGGGCgtatctgtccgtctgtccgtcttcTGTCGTTGCTCCTAATGACGCAATGCGTACTCGTACATTGTATACAATTTACCCTTTACTTTGTCAGCCTCCTTTTCCTTCTGCAATGCACCATgaacgagagagagaattgTGCATTGtgcttatgtacatatagaaAGAGATATATTATCATAGCACTGAGATGCAAGCATCCATAACAAAACAGTTGACACAAACAGCACTCAGCTTGCCAAAAAGAGAGTGAAGGACCAAGAGGTAGAGGTAGATGCATTTGTTGTCGCTCTAATCTAGCTTTGATGAGCTCGACAGCCCATTCATACTCGTAGTTCAATTTGTTGGCCACAAATCATGgcatggaaatggaaatgcgtACAATCCCCATcactcactctttctctcagCTCATCCCCCTTCAGGGTTGCTGCATTCACATGCAGAATCTGCAGTCCTGTAATTGACAGTTGAAATGCACAAATCCCATTTGACATTGGCTCCAAATTGGATAACCGTAATTTGTTAACTGTcacattattcaaattaaagagCCCCAGTCATTAATAATCATGACAATAAATAATGCGACAAAAGCCCCACAACAAATTTGTGCCTATTTTAAGCTCACAAACGTATGACTGAAGgttgtttttatataaagcaacaaacactactaaacttaatttaatccCTTTATAGAACTTATAAAGCTTTATAAAGCTATGCCTGTTTAATGTAAAAAGTATTTGCTTAAAAGCTTTTGCTTTAGCGTATACTTGAAAAGATTTGATGAATTTTTTGCTTTAGTCAAAAAGTTGATTAAGAATGAGCTTATAAAGCTTTACAAAAGCATTGcttgcttaattaaaaaagtatttgtttaaaagcttttgctgaattgatttgattaattGCTTAGGGAGCTTTacttggaaatttaatttgaagtctATAATGAGACTTTTCTTTATTCGttttaaaaaactaaacagaacttaattgttttaactttaaaagtaaaagctCAAAAGCTGTATAAAATTCTCAAAAAGCTTTTGCTTTAGCGTATGCTTGAAAAGCTTTGATGAATTCTTTGCTTTAGTCAAAAAGTTGCTTAAGAATGAGCTTATAAATCTTTATAAAGCATTgcttgcttaatttaaaaagtatttgtttaaaaGCTTTGAAGAATTGCTTAAGAAATGTGATTTGAAAACTATAATGAGACTTTTCTTTATGCTTATCTttataaaaaaactaaacagaacttaattgttttaactttaaaagaaaaagctCAACATTTGCATCTAATGCTCAAAAAGCTGTCATTCATTATTCGCCAAAAGCTCGTTTTACCGAAGCTTAAAGCACTTTTGCATTCTTGCTTATGAACTGTTATTCATAATTTACTGAAAAACTGGCAAGGAGAGAAGAACTGTGAAAACTGCAGACGCCTCTTCAAATgataaaagttgcgcattctAAAAAGTTGCCAAGTATGCAGTTAAATAAGTTTGGGCGtctcgaaattaaatttaattttcaccTCTTTttcgcaacgcaacgcaacgcaaaacGCAAAGTTGTTTGAACAGCGTCAAGCACTTGAGATTCAAGTGCCTTGCAGGCGCCTTTATTGTGGTGACTTTATATGGCGAgggcggaggaggaggtggaacGATTGAGGGGGGGGAAGTTGATGGAAGAAAAATGTGCACACGGCGTGGTTACAAATTGGTTCGGTTTACTTTGTTGTGGCTTTTGGCCAAGTTGCTGGgcctgattttattttttacttattgccctgattcaatttgattacacacacacacacacagagagaaaaagagaaagagaagagagattCAGGTGAATGAATTATGAAGCAAATTCAAgttgttttttgcatttgacattttgGCAAACATTTCAGCATTTGGCAAAccacttttcttttctgtgAGGAGAGGGGGGACACCATCAAATGGCACTCATATATCTCAAGACATGAGACAGGAAACTGGGGAGAAGTTTCAATAAATGGCCAGAGGACCAGGAAAAGGGACGAGATTGTTTGGCTTTGTGCATTTGTTTGCCTCGCAATATGGTCCACAGCAgcagttttattaaattcttacAAAGGCTTCGCGTACTTTGCCCCTCGTCCCTCGCCCCTCgcaagaaggaaaaaaaaggcaataaaaatcatttaacaaagtcaaacaacaataaaaattaaactttgCCGTCAACGTAGCCAAATAAAGAGTACGCCAGGAATGCGACTAGAAGATGCCCTCTAAGCAAATGAGTTGAGGGAGCAACTATTTCCAAAGTGTAATTACATTCGACAAGTATTTGGTACATTAGTATCACAGATATAttattgtgttgtttgtgCATTTCTAGATACCCTTTAGTTGACGTTTATAGGGTATATAGAGCGAGGCAAACGCTGAGCGCAGTCGAGCGTAAAAAGCGTGGCGAAAGCAAAAGacgaagcaaagcaaagcaaagcaaaggcaaacgGCAAAAGtacataacaaaaagaaaattaaataataaatataaatataaataacgcAGTGCGATATGCGACCGAGAGCCAAAAGTCAAAAGTTTtccaaattaattttcaaatctGCTGCAAGTGGAAAAAGCTCATGTGTATGCGAGTTGTGCCTGTCATCGTGTGAAAGGACGCAGAAGAGGACAATTTATTATGTCATGCCTCGTCAGGCATCGAGGGGAGACACagcaaagagtgagagagagagaggggagagagagagagagagagacttcACTGAGATGGAGACTTTGACTGAGCTGAAGCCAAAGGCAACGACATCATCATAAATCAATCCATTTGACGACCTCAACGATGAGTTGAGCTCGACGTAGTGCGAcgaatttaattacatttaagcGAATGGGTGGCAACCCCTCAATCCCCCACCcaccacacacatatatacacacacctCACTCTTCCCTATCACTCGCTGCTGTCAAATAATTCAATTCTATTCACTTCGATCCATTTCGTTGCAATGCAATAATGCTAAGTGCTACCCAGACATTCAACATCCAGAGAGCGAGGATGACTCGGAACAAAAGGCCCAAAAGCGCCTGTAGGCCAGGTCGACAGTGACAACAGCAGTGACAGACGCAGAGACAGAAgtagagacagagactgaagctgaagctgagccTGAGACCGAGAGATAACCAAGAAGCCACAACATTTCCTGTTGCTCAAAATGATTTCACTTATGTTTGCTGATAACTGTATAGCTCATTTACGTAACAGTattgttttcggtatatttatgtggtatattttaagagtatATTAATACCGTTGACTTGCTTCTATTCATGTTGTCTATCGGGGAtctaacatttaaatatgcttAAGTGTAATTTTCTAACATTAATAACTGAATAGTTTTTATAACTAACAGtacttttcggtatatttatatggtattttttaacGATAATACCGTTTTTGCATTGTTCTGCTTTTATAGGAATTTGGTGGCGCATTTTTCACAGCCGATATGCTCGGTTGTAATTTTCTAacatgttttgtttattatactGATAACTGAAGAGTTCATTAAGATgacagtattttttggtatatttttaaggtaAATTTTACCGATAATAGCGCTTCCGCATTGATTTGATGTTATTGACCgtcttttttggtatatttatgagGTATATTGTAGCggtttttattgatttagtcttattaatattgtgtagcgggtatttaACATTCGACTACGCTAGTCTGTAGCTTATGCTATTTATTTGCTTCCATTCCACTCCGTGGTTCTGCAGTggctataatttatttaactagATTGTGTTGATccagttttaatttatttttataaactatAGTTATCATATCATATACAGTACACAAATTTTTAATCccttttataatttaaataccaaGTGGTTTTAGTTgctcaaaaattcaaaataacacTTATccaatttttgataattaagTCAGTCAGCTAGTCACTAAAAATATGTtctatgtttatttaaataatatttggttGCCATGTAATATGAGAATGTTGAGTGCCTGATTTTTATAGCATTATTTACTGATGAGTTTAGCACATTCAAAACGTTAAAAGAATAATTCCTATGTTGCGATAAAAAGCGGATTTAATGATAAGAAGCATTCGCTTTTCATATATAAGAGTGAGGTATATGGAAATTAGCTCAGTCTTGTAGCAATTTCATTTACTAtcacaaaaatgttgccaagtttaaaatatttcatatttcttataaatatatctgCGGTTCTTTGCAATGTTACCTCGCAAGCAGAGTTCAATGCAACTAATGAAATTCTTGCAATTAAAACGCAGTTAGCCGACTTAAAGTGAGTTAGAAGATTCCTATATTCATACAAGTTAGTTACAATAAATTTCCCAGAGCGGAACAAGATCGTCTGCGATTGTTTCAGAGTTATGTCGGCTTGCATTATGTGAGTAGTTGTGCCGAGGCAACAGCTAATTCGCAATCAAGTGGAATCTACGACATTTATGTTCCCAACTACATTCAAAACCCCTTTAAAGTGGCCTGTGATGCCGAGACTCAGGATGGAGGTTGGACTACAATTTTGAATAGAGTCGATGGAAGTGTGGACTTTTATCGCAATTGGACTTACTACAAAAACGGATTTGGGAATCTAGATGGTGAATTCTTCTTGGGATTGGATAAAATACACGCATTAACTGCAGAATATAGCCAAGAGTTGCTTGTGATACTCGAAGACTATCTGGGAACAGAAGTATATGAAAAGTATGAGAAATTCGCGATTGGCGACGAAAGTGAAGACTACGTCTTGCACACTCTGGGCACAGCCAGCGGAACTGCAGGCGATTCGCTCAGAGATAACTATCGTCAGAAGTTTTCAACATATGATCGGGATAATGATGCTTGGTTCGCTGGAAGCTGCGCCACGGGACAACAAGGCGCCTGGTGGTACAACTCGTGTACTTCAGCGTAAGAAAAAGTGTTTATTGCTCTATTGTGAAGGCTAACATCTTACTCGTTATAGCAACTTGGCGGGCACATACAATGGGACACTTGACCAGGGCATTTTCTGGACCGAATTTCGTGCTTATATTTCCCTTAAAAAAGCCACAATGATGATACGTCCAAGAAAGTCATCCTAGATTGTACTATTTATTGACATTCGGCATTTGTCTGATATAGTAGAATAGGAAAGGAATTCAATactagaaaaaataataaaaaaaaaaatataccaaaaaatgttgtaataatACCATAAGACATATTTGGTATTACCAAAGCGTCTGCCGTATAgaattatttcttgaataatttgtttacatagagaaattataataaatattgaatacatCGTTTAGCATATTGatgaataaaattcaaatagatTCTAGGATTCTGGTTAATAGAAacaggcggacagacagaaaagaatgtcaaatgaatataccataattgttataataaacagacaaaaaaaagtcTCAAATTAAtacgaagaagaaaaagaataccacataccgaaagctatatttggtatattaagtgcagaatatactagattgtgtAAGCCAGCAGccatataaaatgaaaatgaattaagtaACTTGGTTACATAAAgaaactataataaatattggaTAAATCATTTGGCATATTGCTGACTACCATTCAAATAGATGCTAAGTAAAGTGACATAATTGAGAAAGTGGAGAAAACAAATGAGAGAAAAATAAGGCGAAGCATTATTTTTGGTTATATGAATATTACTTTTGCGACTAAATGTGATAATTTGCTGGTTTTTGGCAAGACGTTCGTGTGTAATTGGCCAAATTGCCACACATTTGGCAAGTCGTTAAAACGTCCAgcacaattcaatttatggcttgctctctttctctttctctctctctctatctttatctttatctcCATCTGCAGCACTATATATCTTTTCCATATACATCTGGAATATGAACTCGATGTGTTTGTGGGGTAAAAAGTATCTGGAAGCACTGCAGATgtcgctgcttttgctttgcttttgtcacGAGCTCGGCTCTTAGGTCATTAATTAGGCCAAAAGGCTTTTGGCAGTCGCCAGTTGCCAGCTGGGAAATAATCAGAATGTGACACACATGTTTGCCGCCGCGTTTCTTGTGTTTAATTGGATTTAGGGCTAAGCTTGAGCAGCTGCCTCTAAAGCAATCATTTCCATCTTTGCCAAATGCTTGATTACACTGAGAGAGGaaagtaaaaatacaaaatattagtGGTGCTGTAGTAAggtttaataataaacttgcAAACTACGAACGTTAGATGGCGCCAGTATATTTACGCAATTTTCCAGAGAATTAGGAACTTTTTCTATAACTTCagtatttgttttgaaatcCAACtgaatttcacaaatttctTTAATCGAATTTACAGTTATAAATATGACAAATTTCATAACAT comes from the Drosophila sulfurigaster albostrigata strain 15112-1811.04 chromosome 2L, ASM2355843v2, whole genome shotgun sequence genome and includes:
- the LOC133850481 gene encoding uncharacterized protein LOC133850481 isoform X2 produces the protein MHQRILIASSLFAVFALCSCIVQATPTRPQLPVWQWPFLDETNHRAKRQVEITSDDEQLSRCDEYLDHGPYTHPRLLFIWYNLKAGPVDYLRKIITEDLDLPHLAYSMQRVKIQPNKMLFQLSNRLQAFEVLRSYCQLFSRKAGYRSQGYEEPPLNYEILLTDQDFSDSN
- the LOC133843291 gene encoding angiopoietin-related protein 2-like, which produces MLPSLKYFIFLINISAVLCNVTSQAEFNATNEILAIKTQLADLKAEQDRLRLFQSYVGLHYVSSCAEATANSQSSGIYDIYVPNYIQNPFKVACDAETQDGGWTTILNRVDGSVDFYRNWTYYKNGFGNLDGEFFLGLDKIHALTAEYSQELLVILEDYLGTEVYEKYEKFAIGDESEDYVLHTLGTASGTAGDSLRDNYRQKFSTYDRDNDAWFAGSCATGQQGAWWYNSCTSANLAGTYNGTLDQGIFWTEFRAYISLKKATMMIRPRKSS
- the LOC133850481 gene encoding uncharacterized protein LOC133850481 isoform X1; translated protein: MHQRILIASSLFAVFALCSCIVHPKPAPNYSRDFTFPTEATPTRPQLPVWQWPFLDETNHRAKRQVEITSDDEQLSRCDEYLDHGPYTHPRLLFIWYNLKAGPVDYLRKIITEDLDLPHLAYSMQRVKIQPNKMLFQLSNRLQAFEVLRSYCQLFSRKAGYRSQGYEEPPLNYEILLTDQDFSDSN